A single region of the Thermus islandicus DSM 21543 genome encodes:
- a CDS encoding transposase family protein yields MTLREALSQVPDPRARNRQYPLWGLLALILVAFLSRVDSLRGVERFAR; encoded by the coding sequence ATGACCCTGCGCGAAGCCCTATCCCAGGTCCCAGACCCCCGGGCCCGCAACCGGCAGTACCCCCTTTGGGGTCTTCTGGCCCTCATCCTGGTGGCTTTCCTTTCCCGCGTGGACTCCCTGAGGGGCGTGGAACGCTTCGCCCGC